In Brachypodium distachyon strain Bd21 chromosome 5, Brachypodium_distachyon_v3.0, whole genome shotgun sequence, the genomic window TGCTGCTTGAGTTGTGCAATTTTTTCGTTTGTCTCTTGCTCAAGACGTTTGACGTTTGCGCCAGAGTCACCGCTGCTCTGAAAAAAGCAAGAATAGAAATGAACCGACGCGCTGTTATCTTATGAACATTAAACAGAATGTGCAGATGTACTTACCTCTGCAAGCTTCCTCTGGAAGTCAGCCTCCATCTGGGCACGGTATTCAGCTATTTCCCTCTCAGCCTCCTCTTTTGCTTGCCTAAGCCTTGCAAGTTTAGCTGGCAAAAACATCAAATGTTTGAGTTTGCAGGAGAAGTAGATTACTTTGTAATGAGTTTCAAGGTAAAACATAAGATCCATGGAAGATC contains:
- the LOC100844839 gene encoding V-type proton ATPase subunit G1 gives rise to the protein MDANRRQSGIQQLLAAEQEAQQIVNAARAAKLARLRQAKEEAEREIAEYRAQMEADFQRKLAESSGDSGANVKRLEQETNEKIAQLKQQAATISPEVIQMLLRHVTTVKN